From a single Apium graveolens cultivar Ventura chromosome 2, ASM990537v1, whole genome shotgun sequence genomic region:
- the LOC141708926 gene encoding heptahelical transmembrane protein 1-like isoform X2 codes for MSSSEGFVWKRRGMSSEDQMDEASSTPNKIMNNRKMKNKKKMNKKKNHGAKSDGCSSCDLVTFDELPGYMKDNEFILNYYRANWSLKQALFSIFRWHNETLNVWTHLIGFVLFVGLTCSNLMHVPPVSQLLNIFTTWSFPLGPEDATEFIDLKHSSSFGIEITPTQLEATRWPFFVFLGGSMFCLLSSSICHLFSCHSHPLNVLLLRIDYVGITVMIITSFFPPIYYVFQCSPHWQILYLGGITVMGIFTVITLLSPIFSTGKFRAFRASLFVGMGLFGIIPAIHAMLMNWHEPSRNIILGYELAMALSYLIGTVFYVTRIPERWRPGWFDLAGQSHQIFHVFVILGALSHYGAALVFLDFRSKIGCETNV; via the exons ATGAGTTCTAGTGAAGGGTTTGTATGGAAAAGAAGAGGGATGTCAAGTGAAGATCAAATGGATGAAGCTAGTTCAACACCAAACAAGATCATGAACAATAGGAAGATGAAGAACAAGAAGAAGATGAACAAGAAGAAGAATCATGGTGCTAAAAGTGATGGTTGTAGTAGTTGTGATCTAGTCACATTTGATGAGTTGCCAGGGTACATGAAAGATAATGAGTTTATACTGAATTATTATCGAGCTAATTGGTCTCTTAAACAAGCTCTTTTCAGCATTTTTCGGTGGCATAACGAGACTCTCAATGTTTGGAC GCATCTAATTGGATTTGTACTATTTGTGGGATTGACATGCTCAAACTTAATGCATGTGCCTCCTGTGTCCCAACTTCTCAATATATTTACTACCTG GTCTTTTCCATTAGGaccagag gatgcaacAGAGTTTATTGATTTGAAGCATTCATCATCATTTGGTATAGAGATTACTCCAACACAACTAGAAGCCACACGATGGCCATTCTTCGTATTCCTTGGAGGCTCCATGTTCTGCCTCCTCTCGAGCAGCATTTGTCACCTCTTTTCTTGTCACTCCCATCCCTTAAACGTCCTATTACTCCGAATAGACTACGTTGGAATCACAGTCATGATCATCACCTCTTTTTTCCCTCCAATTTACTACGTCTTCCAGTGTTCCCCTCATTGGCAAATCCTCTACCTAGGCGGCATTACAGTCATGGGCATTTTCACTGTCATAACACTGCTCTCACCAATCTTTTCAACAGGTAAATTCCGCGCATTTAGAGCCTCACTTTTTGTGGGGATGGGGCTGTTTGGCATAATACCTGCAATTCATGCAATGCTAATGAATTGGCATGAGCCTAGTAGGAACATCATACTCGGTTATGAACTGGCCATGGCGCTTTCTTATCTAATTGGCACGGTTTTCTATGTTACCCGGATTCCAGAGAGATGGAGGCCAGGGTGGTTTGATCTAGCCGGACAAAGCCACCAGATATTTCATGTGTTTGTAATCTTAGGTGCATTGTCACATTACGGCGCTGCACTTGTATTCCTGGATTTTCGCAGCAAGATTGGCTGTGAAACCAATGTGTAA
- the LOC141708927 gene encoding putative sucrose-phosphate synthase 1 isoform X2, which yields MMAGNDWINSYLEAILDSGPAIDDVKSSLLLRERGRFSPTRYFVDNVITNFDETDLHRSWLRAQATRSPQERNTRLENMCWRIWNLARQKKQLEEKHAQRISRRRIEREIAHREAVADMSDDFSEGEKGDTVVDASPFGESRKSRFSRISSVDAIDALTSQQKGKQLYIVLISLHGLIRGENMELGRDSDTGGQVKYVVELARALGSTPGVYRVDLLTRQVSSPEVDWSYAEPAEMLPPRDSEDSMSETGESSGAYIVRIPFGPKDKYTPKEQLWPHSSEFVDGALGHILQMSKVLGEQIGDGHPVWPVAIHGHYADAGDSAALLSGALNVPMLLTGHSLGRDKLEQLLRQGRFSKDEINSTYKIMRRIEAEELALDVSEMVITSTKQEIEEQWRLYDGFDPILERKLRARIQRNVSCYGRFMPRMAVIPPGMEFNHIASLDGDAEGETEGSDDPASPDPPIWTEIMRFFTNPRKPTILALARPDPKKNLTTLVKAFGECRPLRELANLILIMGNRDNVDEMSSTSASVLLSIFKLIDKYDLYGQVAYPKHHKQSEVPDIYSLAARTKGVFINPAFIEPFGLTLIEAAAHGLPMVATKNGGPVDIHRSIADALLKLVADKQLWARCRQNGLKNIHLYSWPAHCKTYLSRIASCKTRQPRWLKDDAQDENSKIDSQSDSFRDDSLRDIKDISLNLKFPLDGEKSGGRESKNNSIKPENQKSKIENAVLTWSKGGPKDTQKIAVTEKVDQTSSTSKFPILRRRNHMLVIAVDSDSIADIFRSVKKIFEALAKEMTEGLIGFILATSFTMSEIQAFLVSEGIRPIAFDAYICNSGSDLYYSSSQSEENPFVVDLYYHSHIEYRWGGEGLRKTLARWAAAITDKKGEDIENKGSEDENISTGYCYAFNVGKPEVVPPVKEVRKLMRIQALRCHVIYCQNGKRINVIPVLASRAQALRYLYVRWGMDLSKTIVFLGENGDTDYEQLIGGLHKSVILKGVGCGGNKQLHANRSYPLADVMPVDSPNIVQISEECNSTNIRASLTTLGVLKC from the exons CTCGAGGAAAAGCATGCTCAGAGGATTAGCAGACGGCGTATTGAACGTGAAATTGCTCACAGAGAAGCAGTTGCTGATATGTCCGACGACTTTTCAGAAGGTGAGAAAGGAGACACAGTTGTTGATGCTTCCCCCTTTGGTGAGAGCAGAAAAAGCCGATTTTCTAGAATTAGCTCAGTCGATGCGATAGATGCATTAACTAGTCAGCAAAAGGGGAAACAGCTTTACATTGTATTAATAAG CCTGCATGGTCTAATACGAGGGGAAAATATGGAGCTCGGTCGTGATTCTGATACCGGTGGCCAG GTCAAGTATGTTGTTGAACTTGCAAGGGCTTTAGGCTCAACACCAGGTGTCTATCGGGTCGATTTGTTGACCAGGCAAGTATCATCACCAGAAGTAGATTGGTCTTATGCCGAACCGGCAGAGATGCTGCCTCCCAGAGATTCAGAAGATTCAATGAGTGAAACCGGGGAGAGTAGTGGTGCTTACATTGTCCGTATACCATTTGGCCCAAAGGATAAATATACTCCAAAAGAACAATTGTGGCCTCACAGCTCAGAATTCGTTGATGGTGCACTTGGACACATACTGCAAATGTCCAAAGTTCTTGGTGAGCAAATTGGAGACGGTCATCCTGTCTGGCCTGTTGCCATCCATGGGCATTATGCAGATGCCGGGGATTCTGCCGCTCTACTTTCTGGTGCACTAAATGTACCTATGCTTTTAACTGGCCACTCACTTGGGCGAGATAAACTGGAACAGCTTTTAAGACAAGGCCGTTTTTCAAAGGATGAAATAAATTCAACATACAAAATTATGCGTAGGATAGAGGCAGAAGAGTTAGCCCTTGATGTCTCTGAAATGGTTATAACTAGCACTAAACAAGAGATTGAGGAGCAATGGCGCCTGTATGATGGTTTTGATCCAATACTAGAACGCAAGTTAAGAGCAAGAATCCAGCGTAACGTGAGTTGTTATGGAAGATTCATGCCTCGCATGGCT GTGATTCCTCCTGGTATGGAGTTCAATCATATTGCTTCCCTTGACGGGGATGCGGAAGGAGAAACAGAAGGAAGTGATGATCCTGCATCTCCAGATCCACCTATATGGACTGAG ATAATGCGGTTCTTTACAAATCCACGGAAGCCTACAATACTAGCTCTTGCTAGGCCAGATCCTAAAAAGAATCTCACGACTTTGGTTAAAGCATTCGGGGAATGTCGTCCGTTGAGGGAGCTTGCTAATCTG ATATTGATAATGGGTAATCGTGATAATGTGGATGAAATGTCAAGTACCAGCGCTTCTGTTCTTCTTTCAATATTTAAGCTGATTGACAAGTATGATCTCTACGGTCAAGTGGCATATCCCAAGCATCACAAGCAGTCAGAGGTGCCTGATATTTACTCTTTGGCAGCTAGGACCAAG GGTGTTTTTATTAATCCAGCCTTTATTGAGCCATTTGGCCTTACTCTAATTGAG GCAGCAGCTCATGGTTTGCCTATGGTGGCCACCAAAAATGGAGGTCCGGTCGATATTCATAGG TCTATTGCCGATGCTCTATTAAAATTGGTAGCAGATAAGCAACTTTGGGCAAGATGTAGGCAAAATGGGTTGAAAAATATTCACCTCTACTCGTGGCCAGCCCATTGCAAAACTTACTTGTCCCGCATAGCTAGTTGCAAAACAAGGCAACCAAGGTGgctaaaagatgatgctcaagATGAAAATTCAAAAATAGATTCACAAAGTGATTCCTTCAGAGATGATTCTTTAAGAGATATAAAGGACATATCTTTGAACCTAAAGTTTCCGCTAGATGGTGAGAAAAGTGGTGGCAGAGAAAGCAAGAACAATTCAATAAAACCTGAAAACCAAAAGAGTAAAATAGAAAATGCTGTTTTAACGTGGTCAAAAGGCGGCCCGAAGGATACACAGAAAATTGCAGTCACTGAGAAAGTAGATCAGACTTCTAGTACCAGCAAGTTCCCAATCCTAAGAAGAAGGAATCATATGCTTGTGATTGCCGTGGATTCTGATTCTATTGCAGATATTTTCCGAAGTGTTAAAAAGATTTTTGAAGCTTTAGCAAAAGAAATGACTGAAGGATTAATAGGATTTATATTAGCTACTTCATTTACTATGTCGGAAATTCAAGCATTTCTTGTTTCAGAGGGTATAAGACCCATTGCTTTTGATGCTTATATTTGCAATAGTGGAAGTGATCTCTACTATTCTTCTTCCCAATCTGAAGAAAATCCCTTTGTAGTTGACTTGTATTATCATTCACACATTGAATACCGTTGGGGCGGAGAAGGATTGAGGAAGACTTTGGCACGTTGGGCAGCTGCTATCACAGACAAGAAGGGGGAAGATATAGAAAATAAGGGTTCAGAAGATGAAAATATTTCGACTGGGTACTGTTACGCTTTTAATGTTGGGAAGCCTGAAGTG GTTCCTCCTGTTAAGGAGGTTCGAAAGTTGATGAGGATTCAGGCTCTTCGTTGCCATGTAATATATTGTCAAAACGGGAAAAGAATCAACGTGATCCCAGTTCTTGCATCTCGTGCCCAGGCCTTGCG GTATCTGTATGTTCGATGGGGAATGGACTTGTCAAAGACGATTGTCTTTCTTGGAGAGAACGGGGACACTGATTATGAACAATTAATCGGTGGCTTGCACAAATCAGTAATACTAAAGGGAGTTGGATGTGGTGGTAACAAACAGCTTCATGCCAACAGGAGCTACCCACTTGCAGACGTTATGCCCGTTGACAGCCCTAACATCGTTCAAATAAGCGAAGAATGCAACAGTACTAACATCCGGGCTTCACTCACAACTCTCGGAGTTCTCAAATGCTGA
- the LOC141708926 gene encoding heptahelical transmembrane protein 1-like isoform X1, whose protein sequence is MSSSEGFVWKRRGMSSEDQMDEASSTPNKIMNNRKMKNKKKMNKKKNHGAKSDGCSSCDLVTFDELPGYMKDNEFILNYYRANWSLKQALFSIFRWHNETLNVWTHLIGFVLFVGLTCSNLMHVPPVSQLLNIFTTWSFPLGPEVNVSHNSKIFFSDATEFIDLKHSSSFGIEITPTQLEATRWPFFVFLGGSMFCLLSSSICHLFSCHSHPLNVLLLRIDYVGITVMIITSFFPPIYYVFQCSPHWQILYLGGITVMGIFTVITLLSPIFSTGKFRAFRASLFVGMGLFGIIPAIHAMLMNWHEPSRNIILGYELAMALSYLIGTVFYVTRIPERWRPGWFDLAGQSHQIFHVFVILGALSHYGAALVFLDFRSKIGCETNV, encoded by the exons ATGAGTTCTAGTGAAGGGTTTGTATGGAAAAGAAGAGGGATGTCAAGTGAAGATCAAATGGATGAAGCTAGTTCAACACCAAACAAGATCATGAACAATAGGAAGATGAAGAACAAGAAGAAGATGAACAAGAAGAAGAATCATGGTGCTAAAAGTGATGGTTGTAGTAGTTGTGATCTAGTCACATTTGATGAGTTGCCAGGGTACATGAAAGATAATGAGTTTATACTGAATTATTATCGAGCTAATTGGTCTCTTAAACAAGCTCTTTTCAGCATTTTTCGGTGGCATAACGAGACTCTCAATGTTTGGAC GCATCTAATTGGATTTGTACTATTTGTGGGATTGACATGCTCAAACTTAATGCATGTGCCTCCTGTGTCCCAACTTCTCAATATATTTACTACCTG GTCTTTTCCATTAGGaccagaggtaaatgtttctCATAATTCCAAGATTTTTTTCTCT gatgcaacAGAGTTTATTGATTTGAAGCATTCATCATCATTTGGTATAGAGATTACTCCAACACAACTAGAAGCCACACGATGGCCATTCTTCGTATTCCTTGGAGGCTCCATGTTCTGCCTCCTCTCGAGCAGCATTTGTCACCTCTTTTCTTGTCACTCCCATCCCTTAAACGTCCTATTACTCCGAATAGACTACGTTGGAATCACAGTCATGATCATCACCTCTTTTTTCCCTCCAATTTACTACGTCTTCCAGTGTTCCCCTCATTGGCAAATCCTCTACCTAGGCGGCATTACAGTCATGGGCATTTTCACTGTCATAACACTGCTCTCACCAATCTTTTCAACAGGTAAATTCCGCGCATTTAGAGCCTCACTTTTTGTGGGGATGGGGCTGTTTGGCATAATACCTGCAATTCATGCAATGCTAATGAATTGGCATGAGCCTAGTAGGAACATCATACTCGGTTATGAACTGGCCATGGCGCTTTCTTATCTAATTGGCACGGTTTTCTATGTTACCCGGATTCCAGAGAGATGGAGGCCAGGGTGGTTTGATCTAGCCGGACAAAGCCACCAGATATTTCATGTGTTTGTAATCTTAGGTGCATTGTCACATTACGGCGCTGCACTTGTATTCCTGGATTTTCGCAGCAAGATTGGCTGTGAAACCAATGTGTAA
- the LOC141708927 gene encoding putative sucrose-phosphate synthase 1 isoform X1, whose protein sequence is MMAGNDWINSYLEAILDSGPAIDDVKSSLLLRERGRFSPTRYFVDNVITNFDETDLHRSWLRAQATRSPQERNTRLENMCWRIWNLARQKKQLEEKHAQRISRRRIEREIAHREAVADMSDDFSEGEKGDTVVDASPFGESRKSRFSRISSVDAIDALTSQQKGKQLYIVLISLHGLIRGENMELGRDSDTGGQVKYVVELARALGSTPGVYRVDLLTRQVSSPEVDWSYAEPAEMLPPRDSEDSMSETGESSGAYIVRIPFGPKDKYTPKEQLWPHSSEFVDGALGHILQMSKVLGEQIGDGHPVWPVAIHGHYADAGDSAALLSGALNVPMLLTGHSLGRDKLEQLLRQGRFSKDEINSTYKIMRRIEAEELALDVSEMVITSTKQEIEEQWRLYDGFDPILERKLRARIQRNVSCYGRFMPRMAVIPPGMEFNHIASLDGDAEGETEGSDDPASPDPPIWTEIMRFFTNPRKPTILALARPDPKKNLTTLVKAFGECRPLRELANLILIMGNRDNVDEMSSTSASVLLSIFKLIDKYDLYGQVAYPKHHKQSEVPDIYSLAARTKGVFINPAFIEPFGLTLIEAAAHGLPMVATKNGGPVDIHRVLDNGLLVDPHDQQSIADALLKLVADKQLWARCRQNGLKNIHLYSWPAHCKTYLSRIASCKTRQPRWLKDDAQDENSKIDSQSDSFRDDSLRDIKDISLNLKFPLDGEKSGGRESKNNSIKPENQKSKIENAVLTWSKGGPKDTQKIAVTEKVDQTSSTSKFPILRRRNHMLVIAVDSDSIADIFRSVKKIFEALAKEMTEGLIGFILATSFTMSEIQAFLVSEGIRPIAFDAYICNSGSDLYYSSSQSEENPFVVDLYYHSHIEYRWGGEGLRKTLARWAAAITDKKGEDIENKGSEDENISTGYCYAFNVGKPEVVPPVKEVRKLMRIQALRCHVIYCQNGKRINVIPVLASRAQALRYLYVRWGMDLSKTIVFLGENGDTDYEQLIGGLHKSVILKGVGCGGNKQLHANRSYPLADVMPVDSPNIVQISEECNSTNIRASLTTLGVLKC, encoded by the exons CTCGAGGAAAAGCATGCTCAGAGGATTAGCAGACGGCGTATTGAACGTGAAATTGCTCACAGAGAAGCAGTTGCTGATATGTCCGACGACTTTTCAGAAGGTGAGAAAGGAGACACAGTTGTTGATGCTTCCCCCTTTGGTGAGAGCAGAAAAAGCCGATTTTCTAGAATTAGCTCAGTCGATGCGATAGATGCATTAACTAGTCAGCAAAAGGGGAAACAGCTTTACATTGTATTAATAAG CCTGCATGGTCTAATACGAGGGGAAAATATGGAGCTCGGTCGTGATTCTGATACCGGTGGCCAG GTCAAGTATGTTGTTGAACTTGCAAGGGCTTTAGGCTCAACACCAGGTGTCTATCGGGTCGATTTGTTGACCAGGCAAGTATCATCACCAGAAGTAGATTGGTCTTATGCCGAACCGGCAGAGATGCTGCCTCCCAGAGATTCAGAAGATTCAATGAGTGAAACCGGGGAGAGTAGTGGTGCTTACATTGTCCGTATACCATTTGGCCCAAAGGATAAATATACTCCAAAAGAACAATTGTGGCCTCACAGCTCAGAATTCGTTGATGGTGCACTTGGACACATACTGCAAATGTCCAAAGTTCTTGGTGAGCAAATTGGAGACGGTCATCCTGTCTGGCCTGTTGCCATCCATGGGCATTATGCAGATGCCGGGGATTCTGCCGCTCTACTTTCTGGTGCACTAAATGTACCTATGCTTTTAACTGGCCACTCACTTGGGCGAGATAAACTGGAACAGCTTTTAAGACAAGGCCGTTTTTCAAAGGATGAAATAAATTCAACATACAAAATTATGCGTAGGATAGAGGCAGAAGAGTTAGCCCTTGATGTCTCTGAAATGGTTATAACTAGCACTAAACAAGAGATTGAGGAGCAATGGCGCCTGTATGATGGTTTTGATCCAATACTAGAACGCAAGTTAAGAGCAAGAATCCAGCGTAACGTGAGTTGTTATGGAAGATTCATGCCTCGCATGGCT GTGATTCCTCCTGGTATGGAGTTCAATCATATTGCTTCCCTTGACGGGGATGCGGAAGGAGAAACAGAAGGAAGTGATGATCCTGCATCTCCAGATCCACCTATATGGACTGAG ATAATGCGGTTCTTTACAAATCCACGGAAGCCTACAATACTAGCTCTTGCTAGGCCAGATCCTAAAAAGAATCTCACGACTTTGGTTAAAGCATTCGGGGAATGTCGTCCGTTGAGGGAGCTTGCTAATCTG ATATTGATAATGGGTAATCGTGATAATGTGGATGAAATGTCAAGTACCAGCGCTTCTGTTCTTCTTTCAATATTTAAGCTGATTGACAAGTATGATCTCTACGGTCAAGTGGCATATCCCAAGCATCACAAGCAGTCAGAGGTGCCTGATATTTACTCTTTGGCAGCTAGGACCAAG GGTGTTTTTATTAATCCAGCCTTTATTGAGCCATTTGGCCTTACTCTAATTGAG GCAGCAGCTCATGGTTTGCCTATGGTGGCCACCAAAAATGGAGGTCCGGTCGATATTCATAGG GTACTTGACAACGGTCTTCTTGTTGATCCCCATGATCAGCAGTCTATTGCCGATGCTCTATTAAAATTGGTAGCAGATAAGCAACTTTGGGCAAGATGTAGGCAAAATGGGTTGAAAAATATTCACCTCTACTCGTGGCCAGCCCATTGCAAAACTTACTTGTCCCGCATAGCTAGTTGCAAAACAAGGCAACCAAGGTGgctaaaagatgatgctcaagATGAAAATTCAAAAATAGATTCACAAAGTGATTCCTTCAGAGATGATTCTTTAAGAGATATAAAGGACATATCTTTGAACCTAAAGTTTCCGCTAGATGGTGAGAAAAGTGGTGGCAGAGAAAGCAAGAACAATTCAATAAAACCTGAAAACCAAAAGAGTAAAATAGAAAATGCTGTTTTAACGTGGTCAAAAGGCGGCCCGAAGGATACACAGAAAATTGCAGTCACTGAGAAAGTAGATCAGACTTCTAGTACCAGCAAGTTCCCAATCCTAAGAAGAAGGAATCATATGCTTGTGATTGCCGTGGATTCTGATTCTATTGCAGATATTTTCCGAAGTGTTAAAAAGATTTTTGAAGCTTTAGCAAAAGAAATGACTGAAGGATTAATAGGATTTATATTAGCTACTTCATTTACTATGTCGGAAATTCAAGCATTTCTTGTTTCAGAGGGTATAAGACCCATTGCTTTTGATGCTTATATTTGCAATAGTGGAAGTGATCTCTACTATTCTTCTTCCCAATCTGAAGAAAATCCCTTTGTAGTTGACTTGTATTATCATTCACACATTGAATACCGTTGGGGCGGAGAAGGATTGAGGAAGACTTTGGCACGTTGGGCAGCTGCTATCACAGACAAGAAGGGGGAAGATATAGAAAATAAGGGTTCAGAAGATGAAAATATTTCGACTGGGTACTGTTACGCTTTTAATGTTGGGAAGCCTGAAGTG GTTCCTCCTGTTAAGGAGGTTCGAAAGTTGATGAGGATTCAGGCTCTTCGTTGCCATGTAATATATTGTCAAAACGGGAAAAGAATCAACGTGATCCCAGTTCTTGCATCTCGTGCCCAGGCCTTGCG GTATCTGTATGTTCGATGGGGAATGGACTTGTCAAAGACGATTGTCTTTCTTGGAGAGAACGGGGACACTGATTATGAACAATTAATCGGTGGCTTGCACAAATCAGTAATACTAAAGGGAGTTGGATGTGGTGGTAACAAACAGCTTCATGCCAACAGGAGCTACCCACTTGCAGACGTTATGCCCGTTGACAGCCCTAACATCGTTCAAATAAGCGAAGAATGCAACAGTACTAACATCCGGGCTTCACTCACAACTCTCGGAGTTCTCAAATGCTGA